One Halovivax ruber XH-70 genomic region harbors:
- a CDS encoding methyl-accepting chemotaxis protein has product MSPTIRNLVPNVIRESYVYKFGIALLILGLSVGLIGFLGTTMITDSVEDRTLETQEDIAAQEAAKLNEWDAENTQVANDVARSSALQWGDDGEIESYLQELSFAFEEAHYVNVETGEIDASTASGPDTIEDVNFPDGEALTDVTQNDVLRTEPYTNVNYGSGSDQPVVAYYTKVPVSDHALIVTMNLADYGSDTSDNTIITVLDNENRIATDGRYPSFQDEATSESGEYPSFLRSYDDPDGFLSVATESSVADRSGAAVYDGSGSQAIQDGPYNFEADGYVGAYHGTDMGWTVLTHTSTEDAYGFVATVNQWGIYATIAGVVLIGLIGAIIGRNTATSIDKLTGKVAEMEDGNLDVEFETKRIDNIGRLYDGFAEMRDELKTQITEAENARADAEQERERVQQLNDELQTAADSYCDVMEEAADGDLTVRMDPSATDNETMQEIGEDFNDMLTEIEATVESLNQFATEVATASEQVTASSEEVRSASEQVSESVQEISDGANQQYESLRSVDNEMSNLSTTTEEIAASSNEVADVAERTARTGRDGREAAREAIDAVETLEDERESVVDEFAQLRDDVAEIDHLVERVGEIAEQTNMLALNANIEASRSAGGDDDGGFAAVAAEVKELSQDVKEATEEIDNQLEGIQTQTERSADEVERTSDEIERVGELVTETVDALEEIAEYAQETNDGVQEISAATEEQAASTEEVVAMIDDVASIAEQTTTEAEGVAAAAEEQTTAMSEVSNSANDLTEQAMALSEALDRFETDAPSEASVVDLDYDRSDDDDDGADGGQDAGESFSFGEPTDDEADTTDGEADESTSITSDKPSDDETEATESEAGVTDDDATWGDKEDETFSLDG; this is encoded by the coding sequence ATGAGCCCAACAATACGAAATTTAGTGCCTAACGTTATACGAGAAAGTTACGTTTATAAATTCGGAATCGCCCTACTCATCCTCGGGTTGTCCGTCGGATTGATAGGATTCCTCGGAACGACGATGATCACCGATAGCGTCGAAGACCGGACGCTAGAAACCCAGGAGGATATCGCTGCACAGGAAGCAGCGAAACTCAACGAATGGGACGCAGAAAACACCCAGGTCGCAAACGACGTCGCGAGGTCGTCTGCACTCCAGTGGGGTGACGACGGGGAAATCGAAAGTTATCTTCAGGAACTGTCGTTCGCGTTCGAGGAAGCCCACTACGTGAACGTCGAAACCGGTGAAATCGATGCATCCACCGCTTCCGGCCCAGATACCATCGAAGACGTGAATTTTCCCGATGGTGAGGCCTTGACCGACGTCACGCAAAACGACGTACTCCGAACCGAACCGTACACCAACGTCAACTATGGCTCGGGGTCCGACCAACCCGTCGTCGCGTACTACACCAAAGTACCCGTCTCGGATCACGCGTTGATCGTGACGATGAATTTGGCTGATTACGGAAGCGACACCAGCGACAACACCATCATCACCGTCCTCGACAACGAGAACCGGATCGCCACCGACGGTCGCTATCCAAGTTTCCAGGACGAGGCAACGAGCGAGAGCGGCGAGTATCCGTCCTTCCTCAGGAGTTACGACGACCCCGATGGATTCCTCTCGGTAGCGACGGAATCTTCAGTTGCAGACCGCTCAGGTGCGGCTGTTTACGATGGCTCCGGGAGTCAAGCGATTCAGGACGGGCCGTACAATTTCGAGGCGGATGGCTACGTCGGCGCCTACCACGGGACCGACATGGGCTGGACTGTGCTGACCCACACTTCCACCGAAGACGCCTACGGTTTCGTTGCGACGGTAAACCAGTGGGGGATCTACGCAACGATAGCCGGTGTCGTCCTCATCGGGCTCATCGGCGCCATAATCGGCCGCAATACGGCGACGTCGATCGACAAACTGACTGGAAAGGTCGCCGAGATGGAGGACGGGAATTTGGACGTCGAGTTCGAAACCAAGCGAATCGACAACATCGGCCGCCTGTACGACGGGTTCGCGGAGATGCGTGACGAGCTCAAGACACAGATTACGGAGGCCGAAAACGCCAGGGCCGACGCCGAACAGGAACGCGAGCGCGTCCAGCAGCTCAACGACGAGCTCCAGACCGCGGCCGATTCCTACTGCGACGTGATGGAGGAAGCCGCCGACGGCGATCTTACCGTCCGCATGGATCCGTCCGCGACGGACAACGAGACCATGCAGGAGATCGGCGAGGACTTCAACGACATGCTGACCGAGATCGAGGCGACCGTCGAGAGCCTGAACCAGTTCGCGACCGAGGTCGCGACGGCCAGCGAACAGGTGACGGCCTCGAGCGAGGAAGTCCGTTCGGCCAGCGAACAGGTCAGCGAATCCGTCCAGGAGATCTCCGACGGCGCGAACCAGCAATACGAGTCGCTCCGATCGGTCGACAACGAGATGAGCAACCTCTCGACGACGACCGAGGAGATTGCCGCCTCCTCGAACGAGGTCGCAGACGTCGCCGAACGGACCGCCCGGACGGGACGCGACGGGAGAGAGGCTGCACGAGAGGCGATCGATGCGGTCGAGACGCTCGAAGACGAACGCGAATCGGTCGTCGACGAGTTCGCGCAATTGCGCGACGACGTCGCCGAGATCGACCACCTCGTCGAACGAGTCGGCGAGATCGCAGAGCAGACCAATATGCTCGCGCTGAACGCGAACATCGAAGCCTCCCGCTCCGCGGGCGGCGACGACGACGGCGGCTTCGCGGCCGTCGCAGCGGAAGTCAAGGAACTCTCCCAGGACGTCAAGGAGGCCACCGAAGAGATCGACAACCAACTCGAAGGCATCCAGACCCAGACCGAACGCTCCGCCGACGAAGTCGAACGAACCAGCGACGAGATCGAGCGTGTCGGCGAACTGGTGACCGAAACCGTCGACGCACTCGAGGAGATCGCCGAGTACGCCCAGGAGACCAACGACGGCGTGCAGGAGATCTCGGCGGCGACGGAAGAACAGGCGGCCTCCACCGAGGAAGTCGTCGCGATGATCGACGACGTCGCATCGATCGCCGAACAGACGACGACCGAGGCCGAAGGCGTCGCCGCCGCGGCCGAAGAGCAGACCACGGCGATGTCCGAGGTCTCGAACTCCGCGAACGACCTGACCGAGCAGGCGATGGCGCTCTCCGAAGCACTCGACCGCTTCGAAACTGACGCCCCTTCGGAGGCATCCGTCGTCGATCTCGACTACGATAGATCCGACGACGATGACGACGGGGCCGATGGCGGCCAGGACGCTGGCGAGTCGTTCTCGTTCGGCGAACCGACGGACGACGAGGCGGACACGACCGACGGTGAAGCCGACGAGTCAACGTCGATAACGTCCGACAAGCCGAGCGACGACGAGACGGAGGCGACGGAATCCGAGGCTGGCGTGACCGACGATGACGCCACCTGGGGCGACAAAGAAGACGAAACGTTCTCCCTGGACGGGTAG
- a CDS encoding AAA family ATPase, whose protein sequence is MDANQAHDECERVLETIGEAIVAERRFFEDILVGVVGRGHVLLEDVPGTGKTLTARSVATALGLSFSRVQFTPDLLPSDVTGTHIYNENDATFEFTEGPIFANIVLADEINRAPPKTQAALLEAMEEGQVTVAGETRELPKPFFVIATQNPVEQEGTFPLPEAQVDRFLVKTSMGYPDEAGEIELLERRANRDAQSPSVEEVFEPSHVRDLRRAPETVDTDPDLLSYIAAIARQTRTDGRVAVGVSPRGTQRLFEASRAYAILQGRDFVTPDDIKRVAQPVLAHRLVLTPDAAVNDVEKSHIIEGVLESVPVPTVE, encoded by the coding sequence ATGGACGCCAACCAGGCGCACGACGAGTGCGAACGCGTTCTCGAGACGATCGGTGAGGCAATCGTCGCCGAGCGTCGCTTCTTCGAAGACATCCTCGTCGGAGTCGTCGGTCGGGGGCACGTGTTACTGGAAGACGTTCCCGGGACAGGAAAGACGCTGACAGCCCGGAGCGTCGCCACGGCACTCGGCCTCTCGTTTTCGCGCGTGCAGTTTACGCCCGATCTCCTTCCGTCCGACGTGACGGGCACGCACATCTACAACGAGAACGACGCCACGTTCGAATTCACCGAAGGGCCCATCTTCGCGAACATCGTGCTCGCCGACGAGATCAATCGCGCGCCACCGAAGACACAGGCGGCGCTCTTGGAGGCCATGGAGGAGGGGCAGGTGACCGTCGCCGGGGAGACTCGCGAACTCCCGAAACCGTTCTTCGTGATCGCCACGCAAAACCCGGTCGAACAGGAGGGAACGTTTCCCCTCCCCGAGGCACAGGTCGATCGATTCCTCGTCAAGACCTCGATGGGGTATCCCGACGAAGCCGGTGAGATCGAGTTGCTAGAGAGGCGAGCGAACCGGGACGCACAGAGCCCGTCAGTCGAGGAAGTGTTCGAACCGAGTCACGTTCGCGACCTCCGTCGCGCACCGGAGACCGTCGACACCGATCCCGACCTGCTCTCGTACATCGCGGCGATCGCTCGCCAGACACGAACCGACGGCCGCGTCGCCGTCGGCGTCTCCCCGCGTGGCACGCAGCGACTCTTCGAGGCCTCGCGAGCGTACGCCATCCTCCAGGGCCGCGATTTCGTGACCCCGGACGACATCAAGCGCGTCGCACAGCCGGTGCTCGCCCACCGGCTCGTCCTGACCCCCGACGCCGCCGTCAACGACGTCGAAAAGTCCCACATCATCGAGGGCGTCCTCGAATCGGTTCCCGTGCCGACGGTCGAGTGA
- a CDS encoding DUF7097 family protein produces the protein MAKTPNGTDVGVADPYDHVDRCDHLTDDGRCRYAIEHAARDPSFARERRAEEYRCLAVPPSESDANSDAIEWRSCPHFRCRNRDRECSRCGLEERREAHADSRPLLEEHHLSYASESAHPASKADPTADQLSHEITIYLCRWCHAKIHNSWARVADDVNPDPEALAAREERRSREQAELAFESAADRYDIE, from the coding sequence ATGGCGAAGACGCCAAATGGAACCGATGTCGGCGTCGCGGATCCGTACGACCACGTCGACCGTTGTGATCATCTCACCGACGACGGTCGGTGTCGCTACGCGATCGAACACGCAGCTCGCGATCCGTCGTTCGCTCGCGAACGCCGGGCCGAGGAGTATCGGTGTCTCGCCGTCCCGCCGTCTGAATCTGACGCGAACTCGGACGCGATCGAGTGGCGTTCCTGTCCGCACTTTCGGTGTCGGAACCGCGATCGCGAGTGCAGTCGATGTGGTCTCGAGGAACGACGGGAGGCACACGCCGATTCGCGGCCGTTGCTCGAAGAACACCACCTCTCCTACGCGTCAGAGTCGGCTCACCCTGCGTCGAAGGCTGACCCGACAGCGGATCAGCTCTCTCACGAGATTACGATCTATCTCTGCCGGTGGTGTCACGCGAAAATTCACAATTCGTGGGCCCGGGTGGCCGACGACGTCAATCCTGATCCTGAGGCACTCGCAGCGCGAGAGGAGCGCCGAAGCCGCGAACAGGCGGAACTCGCGTTCGAATCGGCGGCGGACCGGTACGATATCGAGTGA
- a CDS encoding DUF192 domain-containing protein, whose protein sequence is MQLVHEPPTGSQSIVASSVRTADSFLAKAFGLMFRRSLPAEYGLAFRFDDRRTRTIHMVFVFVPLDVIWVADGVVTHVERLHPWRGIARAEADLIVELPAGGADGVAVGDQLSLSEA, encoded by the coding sequence GTGCAGCTCGTCCACGAACCGCCGACTGGCTCGCAATCGATCGTCGCTTCGTCCGTCCGAACGGCGGACTCGTTCCTCGCGAAGGCGTTTGGACTCATGTTCCGACGGTCCCTCCCAGCAGAATACGGCCTCGCCTTCCGGTTCGACGACCGACGGACACGCACCATCCACATGGTGTTCGTCTTCGTCCCGCTCGACGTGATCTGGGTCGCAGACGGCGTCGTCACTCACGTCGAACGGTTGCACCCCTGGCGTGGCATCGCCCGTGCCGAGGCGGATCTGATCGTCGAACTCCCCGCCGGTGGCGCCGATGGAGTGGCGGTTGGCGACCAGCTCTCACTGAGCGAGGCGTGA
- a CDS encoding serine/threonine-protein kinase has translation MSSDPTGLVVADRYRLEARLDSGGLSTVWRATDLDRDRPVALKRADDAIHDREQVRRHFDRELRWVRRFAETPIPGSLVRFVDGSTTDEGGFVVTELIDGGSLADRLPVGSPGTDAVRSLAAPICRAIAFLHENGVAHLDVKPSNVLLRPQGTPVVIDLNSAAAIEEGTSTVFHHDPFKPPELSPTDVRDDPAGPWSDVYALGVLIWAVLTGTTAADDTVADDLAVSDNSTADTQAVGDDSSRIVDWTPFDPWAHGADCSADLATIVRTATEPRSADRYDDAIELLSALEPILGRSDRLATLTDEDSGVSVSVRSGDAIGRIDSDRASPAVVLPDVERYLSPTHATIEWTPGGWRYVDRSVNGTYVDIDGEWRYVCAADGIERRRAAGESVPDRSPPEHVSLENGTRISPVSPEYSPILTFGADR, from the coding sequence ATGAGTTCGGATCCGACAGGGTTGGTCGTCGCCGATCGTTATCGATTGGAGGCTCGCCTCGATTCTGGCGGACTCTCGACCGTCTGGCGAGCGACGGATCTGGATCGAGACCGCCCGGTTGCCCTCAAGCGAGCGGACGACGCTATTCACGACCGCGAGCAGGTCAGGCGTCACTTCGACCGGGAACTCCGGTGGGTTCGTCGGTTCGCCGAGACGCCGATCCCCGGGTCGCTCGTCCGGTTCGTCGACGGATCGACCACCGACGAGGGCGGGTTCGTCGTGACCGAACTGATCGACGGCGGGTCGCTCGCGGATCGACTTCCGGTTGGCTCCCCCGGGACCGACGCGGTTCGATCACTCGCCGCCCCGATCTGTCGAGCGATCGCCTTCTTGCACGAAAACGGCGTGGCGCACCTGGACGTCAAACCGTCTAACGTCCTGCTTCGACCGCAGGGAACGCCCGTGGTGATCGACCTCAACTCCGCCGCCGCCATCGAGGAGGGGACGTCGACGGTGTTTCATCACGATCCGTTCAAGCCGCCGGAACTGTCGCCGACGGACGTTCGCGACGACCCGGCGGGTCCGTGGTCGGACGTCTATGCGCTCGGAGTGCTCATCTGGGCGGTGCTTACCGGTACCACGGCCGCGGACGACACGGTAGCTGATGACCTGGCAGTTAGTGATAACTCGACAGCCGATACCCAGGCAGTTGGTGACGATTCCTCACGGATTGTCGACTGGACGCCGTTCGACCCCTGGGCCCACGGTGCCGACTGTTCGGCCGACCTCGCGACGATCGTCAGAACCGCGACCGAACCCCGGTCGGCGGATCGCTACGACGACGCCATCGAACTGCTCTCGGCGCTCGAACCGATCCTCGGACGCTCCGACCGGCTGGCGACACTAACCGACGAGGACAGCGGGGTGAGCGTTTCCGTCCGTTCGGGCGATGCGATTGGTCGAATCGATTCCGATCGAGCGTCACCGGCGGTCGTCCTTCCCGACGTCGAGCGATATCTCTCACCGACGCACGCGACGATCGAGTGGACGCCAGGTGGCTGGCGATACGTGGACCGAAGTGTGAACGGGACCTACGTGGATATCGACGGCGAGTGGCGGTACGTCTGTGCTGCCGACGGGATCGAGCGCAGACGTGCTGCCGGGGAGTCGGTGCCGGATCGATCGCCGCCCGAGCACGTGTCACTCGAGAACGGAACCAGGATTTCCCCCGTAAGCCCGGAGTACAGTCCCATCCTCACCTTTGGGGCAGATCGTTGA
- a CDS encoding PP2C family protein-serine/threonine phosphatase, translating to MEHASTVDIGRRKREANGINEDSVATTILENHHRGTSRSVGLFVLGDGVGGEASGDVASFLTTSVVRAHLTEALLGDGTDRPEQYAIDAYDETPPTVSETDDDGTSPLSESRIRTAIQEAIDEAHAHVQQYARDVGARPATTVVAAVYADGRLHYGWVGDSRLYVLNRDHETIEQLTRDHAVTNDLLERGEIDHDEHARVHEDATAITNAVGGSGHGKPSVDVEFGSVPVYRDDVILLTSDGLIDAFPDIAPLRAAYEAATDTEAVRADIRDTLVTDDEIRDIVLGADDLSDAVEELIDFANDRGGKDNLSISLASDPAAAETPDRPPARGIGSDSPGLVDQETEIESPARSASDEGGSAGDGDSTAATIAEASADPEASSGTPESSTDTSSTPESSAPSTADDDPLVPDEHVVTLCDGEPPTAAIAVVGEDRVFEVGDGVTIGCVTDTADDGPDIGLDVGPDGIVEPAHTTIGYDEDADAWTVRDSSSSGTYVEAAPGEWVLLLSAEGVELHREHGFDPGAAAEEAISATTTIEDGTAFTLQDPRSTETVTFQFFRSVADARDRRNRPDETGESAFEQFIV from the coding sequence ATGGAACACGCGAGCACGGTAGACATCGGTAGACGAAAGCGCGAGGCAAACGGCATCAACGAGGACAGCGTGGCGACGACCATCCTCGAGAACCATCATCGGGGAACGAGTCGATCAGTCGGCCTCTTCGTCCTCGGTGACGGCGTGGGCGGCGAAGCGAGCGGCGACGTCGCGTCGTTTCTGACGACGTCGGTCGTCAGGGCGCACCTGACGGAGGCGCTGCTGGGTGACGGAACCGACCGTCCCGAGCAATACGCGATCGACGCCTACGACGAGACGCCGCCGACCGTCTCAGAGACGGACGACGACGGCACGTCACCTCTCTCCGAGTCCCGGATCCGGACGGCGATCCAGGAGGCCATCGACGAGGCGCACGCACACGTCCAGCAGTACGCGCGGGACGTCGGTGCACGGCCGGCGACGACGGTCGTGGCTGCCGTGTACGCCGACGGCCGCCTTCACTACGGCTGGGTCGGCGACAGTCGTCTCTACGTTCTCAACCGGGACCACGAGACGATCGAACAGCTGACGCGGGATCACGCCGTCACGAACGACCTGCTGGAGCGAGGCGAAATCGACCACGACGAGCACGCGCGCGTTCACGAAGATGCGACGGCGATCACGAACGCGGTCGGCGGATCGGGCCACGGCAAGCCAAGCGTCGACGTCGAGTTCGGGTCGGTTCCGGTCTATCGTGACGACGTGATCCTCCTGACGAGCGACGGACTGATCGACGCGTTCCCGGACATCGCGCCACTCCGGGCGGCCTACGAGGCGGCCACCGACACCGAGGCCGTCCGGGCCGACATTCGTGACACGCTCGTCACGGACGACGAGATTCGCGACATCGTCCTCGGTGCCGACGATCTGTCCGACGCGGTCGAGGAACTGATCGACTTCGCGAACGATCGAGGCGGCAAGGACAACCTCTCCATCTCGCTCGCGAGCGATCCCGCCGCCGCCGAGACACCCGATCGACCGCCGGCGCGTGGTATCGGATCCGATTCGCCGGGTCTCGTCGATCAGGAGACGGAGATCGAATCACCAGCCCGATCGGCGTCCGACGAAGGTGGATCCGCCGGTGATGGCGACTCGACAGCGGCCACAATCGCCGAAGCGTCGGCGGACCCCGAGGCGTCGTCCGGCACGCCCGAATCGTCGACGGATACCTCGAGTACGCCTGAATCGTCTGCTCCCTCGACTGCTGACGACGATCCACTCGTTCCCGACGAACACGTCGTGACGCTGTGTGACGGCGAGCCGCCGACGGCCGCGATCGCCGTCGTCGGTGAGGACCGCGTCTTCGAGGTCGGTGACGGCGTGACGATCGGATGCGTGACTGACACGGCGGACGACGGTCCGGACATCGGACTGGACGTCGGACCGGACGGGATCGTCGAACCGGCCCACACGACGATCGGGTACGACGAGGACGCCGACGCGTGGACGGTTCGCGATTCGAGTTCCTCCGGGACGTACGTCGAGGCCGCTCCCGGTGAATGGGTACTGTTGCTCTCCGCAGAGGGTGTCGAACTCCACCGCGAACACGGGTTCGACCCGGGTGCGGCGGCCGAGGAGGCGATCTCGGCGACGACGACGATCGAGGACGGAACGGCGTTTACGCTCCAGGATCCGCGCTCGACCGAGACGGTTACCTTCCAGTTCTTCCGCTCCGTGGCGGACGCCCGTGACAGACGGAATCGACCCGACGAGACGGGTGAATCGGCGTTCGAACAGTTCATCGTCTGA
- a CDS encoding serine/threonine protein kinase translates to MSEPSAGDELAGRYELETELGRGGFGVVWRARDTTDGSRVALKYPNYKGSAPPELVDKYFQREREVLSDIRTAGGHPNIMAAYGVEEGFGTSVLVVELIEGEELGTVVRNEDPITDPDEVREIGIGICDALSFLHDHDIIYRDLKPDNIMLDGSYEPKLIDFTTAKGFVAEMGGAEFTSGTHSNPSASSEGDSTVPGEFKPPELNRGSEQRQGPWSDVYSIGKILCFLQVGWVPDDDGVAPRDFGVDGAPYLDEIIRTATQHDQTDRYPNASVLKRALETRDSTMPAQASLSWLGQDTRWRLSPGDTIGRRTRDGPRPSIMLNDDEHRALSAVHCRFDTDEDGNWVVIDTSLNGTYISKRDERSWDRLLSETGQERQREKGESIPDDLESTRRLDDGDVIALVSPGYPERFYVQFNI, encoded by the coding sequence ATGTCTGAACCATCAGCTGGAGACGAACTCGCCGGTCGGTACGAACTCGAGACGGAGCTCGGCCGCGGCGGTTTCGGCGTCGTATGGCGGGCGCGGGACACGACCGACGGGTCCCGGGTCGCACTCAAATATCCGAACTACAAGGGGAGCGCTCCACCCGAGCTGGTCGATAAGTACTTCCAGCGCGAGCGGGAGGTTCTCTCCGACATTCGAACGGCAGGCGGTCACCCCAACATCATGGCCGCCTACGGCGTCGAGGAGGGATTCGGGACTTCCGTCCTCGTCGTCGAATTGATCGAGGGCGAGGAGCTCGGGACGGTCGTCAGAAACGAAGATCCCATCACCGATCCGGACGAGGTTCGGGAGATCGGGATCGGGATCTGTGACGCCCTCTCGTTCCTGCACGATCACGATATCATCTACCGTGATCTCAAGCCGGACAACATCATGCTGGACGGGTCGTACGAGCCGAAACTCATCGACTTTACGACCGCGAAGGGGTTCGTCGCGGAGATGGGCGGCGCGGAGTTCACGAGCGGTACCCATTCCAACCCGTCGGCGAGTTCGGAAGGCGATTCGACGGTCCCTGGCGAGTTCAAACCGCCCGAACTGAATCGTGGGTCCGAGCAACGACAGGGGCCCTGGAGCGACGTCTACTCCATCGGCAAGATCCTCTGCTTCCTCCAGGTCGGCTGGGTCCCGGACGACGACGGCGTCGCCCCACGGGACTTCGGGGTCGACGGCGCGCCGTATCTGGACGAGATCATCCGGACGGCGACTCAACACGACCAGACCGATCGCTACCCGAACGCCTCGGTCCTGAAGCGGGCGCTGGAGACGCGTGACTCGACGATGCCAGCCCAGGCTTCGCTCTCGTGGCTCGGGCAGGACACGCGCTGGCGACTCAGCCCCGGTGACACGATCGGTCGCCGGACCCGGGACGGCCCCCGACCGTCGATCATGCTGAACGACGACGAGCACCGCGCGCTCTCGGCCGTTCACTGCCGGTTCGACACCGACGAGGACGGAAACTGGGTCGTGATCGACACGAGTCTCAACGGCACGTACATCAGCAAGCGCGACGAGCGGTCGTGGGACCGGCTCCTCTCGGAGACCGGTCAGGAGCGCCAGCGAGAGAAGGGCGAATCGATCCCGGACGATCTGGAGTCGACGCGCCGGCTCGACGACGGCGACGTCATCGCGCTCGTCAGCCCGGGCTATCCCGAACGATTCTACGTTCAATTCAACATCTGA
- a CDS encoding zinc-dependent metalloprotease produces MNLYRSARAVAGASGEHAIDWTAAAEASKALTPPGSLDIDEADRAGYRADVRDARREIERVGGVDVTLPDAIDVHNRHHWIDANVTTFERVMTPIEHELGSFPGIARTINTGTMSVLLGYLGRNVLGQYDPLLLAESADRTHALYFVHPNIVRVAEQLDLDRDRFRRWIAFHEVTHAAEFATAPWLSAHLERHVETSLRTLSSGSFDANAFETLDVAMTVVEGYAELLMDHAFDQETGDLRRKLDDRRQGGSPLQRLFRRLLGLGLKRRQYERGKRFFETVARKRDLAFAGRVWNGPEALPTAAELDAPAQWIDRMDETR; encoded by the coding sequence GTGAATCTGTATCGGAGTGCTCGGGCGGTCGCCGGCGCCTCGGGCGAGCACGCGATCGACTGGACAGCGGCTGCCGAGGCGTCGAAGGCGCTGACGCCACCTGGTTCGCTCGACATAGACGAGGCCGACAGAGCGGGGTACAGGGCGGACGTCAGGGATGCCCGCCGGGAGATCGAGCGAGTCGGCGGCGTCGACGTGACGCTTCCCGACGCGATCGACGTCCACAATCGCCATCACTGGATCGACGCGAACGTCACGACCTTCGAGCGCGTGATGACGCCAATCGAGCACGAACTCGGGTCGTTTCCCGGTATCGCCAGGACGATCAACACGGGAACGATGTCCGTCTTGCTCGGCTATCTCGGTCGGAACGTCCTCGGCCAGTACGACCCGCTGTTGCTCGCTGAGTCTGCCGATCGAACGCACGCGCTGTACTTCGTCCACCCGAACATCGTCCGCGTTGCCGAACAACTCGACCTCGATCGCGATCGATTTCGCCGGTGGATCGCGTTTCACGAGGTCACGCACGCGGCGGAGTTCGCGACGGCACCGTGGCTGTCTGCCCACCTCGAACGCCACGTCGAGACGAGCCTCCGGACGCTCTCGTCGGGGTCCTTCGACGCGAACGCGTTCGAAACGCTGGACGTTGCGATGACTGTCGTCGAGGGCTACGCCGAACTGCTAATGGACCACGCGTTCGATCAGGAGACCGGAGACTTGCGGCGAAAACTCGACGACCGCCGCCAGGGTGGCTCTCCACTCCAGCGTCTGTTTCGGCGCCTCCTCGGTCTCGGACTCAAACGTCGACAGTACGAACGCGGCAAGCGCTTCTTCGAGACGGTAGCCAGGAAGCGCGACCTCGCGTTCGCCGGTCGAGTCTGGAACGGTCCGGAGGCGCTGCCGACCGCAGCGGAACTGGACGCACCGGCGCAGTGGATCGATCGGATGGACGAGACGCGCTGA
- a CDS encoding DUF5800 family protein codes for MTSLAFDEDGVDVVYEGTEFRLEKVLIEEATDKRYYDVTDHEVLQIVAEHPELTGEPRRIGDIVG; via the coding sequence ATGACTTCACTCGCGTTCGACGAGGACGGCGTCGACGTCGTTTACGAAGGGACGGAGTTCCGACTCGAAAAGGTACTCATCGAGGAGGCTACGGACAAACGATACTACGACGTGACCGACCACGAAGTATTACAGATCGTCGCCGAGCACCCAGAACTCACCGGGGAACCGAGACGTATCGGGGATATCGTCGGCTGA